From one Orcinus orca chromosome 10, mOrcOrc1.1, whole genome shotgun sequence genomic stretch:
- the CLEC3B gene encoding tetranectin gives MELWGPYLLLCLFSLLTQVTAETPTSKVKKAANVKKDAVSPKMLEELKTQLDSLAQEVALLKEQQALQTVCLKGTKVHMKCFLAFVQAKTFHEASEDCISRGGTLGTPHTGSENDALYEYLSQSVGSEAEVWLGFNDMAAEGTWVDMTGGHITYKNWETEITAQPDGGKVENCAALAGAANGKWFDKRCRDNLPYVCQFAIV, from the exons ATGGAGCTTTGGGGGCCCTACTTgctcctctgcctcttctccctcctgacCCAGGTCACTGCCGAGACACCTACCTCCAAGGTCAAGAAGGCTGCAAATGTTAAGAAAG ATGCCGTGAGCCCGAAGATGCTTGAGGAGCTCAAGACCCAGCTGGACAGCCTGGCCCAGGAGGTGGCCCTGTTGAAAGAGCAGCAGGCCCTGCAGACGG tcTGCCTGAAGGGTACCAAGGTGCACATGAAGTGCTTTCTGGCCTTCGTCCAGGCGAAGACCTTCCACGAGGCGAGCGAGGACTGCATCTCGCGAGGGGGCACCCTGGGCACCCCGCATACGGGCTCCGAGAACGACGCCCTGTACGAGTACCTGAGCCAGAGTGTGGGCAGCGAGGCCGAGGTCTGGCTGGGCTTCAACGACATGGCGGCCGAAGGCACCTGGGTGGACATGACTGGAGGCCATATCACCTACAAGAACTGGGAGACAGAGATCACCGCACAGCCCGACGGCGGCAAGGTCGAGAACTGCGCTGCCCTGGCCGGTGCGGCCAACGGCAAGTGGTTCGACAAGCGCTGCAGGGACAACTTGCCCTACGTCTGCCAGTTCGCCATCGTCTAG